A single region of the Drosophila miranda strain MSH22 chromosome 2, D.miranda_PacBio2.1, whole genome shotgun sequence genome encodes:
- the LOC108157019 gene encoding synaptotagmin-4 — translation MAEEYIPDVSMMDTILPAILGLTAAAVLSSVACICAKQMRIRNKKQNHHDASFPFQPTRRPTAVRSPSGQPPHYLKKSPSPTNGKQMGLLSPMQDQSTSPTAPPNMKYTEEDEVPMQQEQQQQQQQAQQHQMGNKLTVVDGNGMKQSLHNHHHSPVETIANGNVTITLDDHALTNGKELVIADQYGKLGTIYFKLRYLAERNALMVSIIRCRGLPCKGGSGGTGDIPTGINGRTQAATDPYVKLQLLPDKQHKVKTRVVRNTRNPVYDEDFTFYGLNINDLQNMSLHFVILSFDRYSRDDVIGEVVCPLSSIEIGDISKEALSISKEIQPRSLKIRAQGRGELLISLCWQPAAGRLTVVLLKARNLPRMDVTGLADPYVKIYLLYNGQRIAKKKTHVKKRTLSPVFNESFAFDIPAAEGTGASLEGVSLELMLLDWDRVTKNEVIGRLELGGPTSSSTALNHWNEVCNSPRRQIAEWHKLNE, via the exons ATGGCTGAAGAATATATACCAGATGTCAGCATGATGGACACAA TTTTGCCCGCCATATTGGGACTGACGGCAGCTGCAGTCCTGTCGTCGGTGGCCTGCATCTGTGCTAAACAGATGCGCATTCGGAACAAGAAGCAGAACCATCATGATGCCTCATTCCCATTCCAACCGACCCGACGGCCGACCGCAGTTCGATCGCCCAGCGGCCAGCCGCCGCATTATCTGAAGAAGTCTCCATCGCCAACGAACGGCAAGCAGATGGGTCTGCTGTCGCCCATGCAGGACCAGTCGACCTCACCGACCGCACCACCGAATATGAAATACACCGAAGAGGATGAGGTACCCATGCAGcaggaacaacaacaacaacaacagcaggcTCAGCAGCATCAGATGGGAAACAAGCTGACGGTTGTGGATGGAAACGGGATGAAGCAGTCGCTGCACAATCATCACCATTCGCCGGTGGAGACGATTGCCAATGGGAATGTGACAATCACCTTGGACGACCATGCACTGACCAACGGCAAGGAGCTCGTGATAGCCGATCAGTATGGAAAACTGGGAACGATCTACTTCAAGTTACGCTATCTGGCCGAGAGGAATGCCTTGATGGTTTCGATCATTCGCTGCCGCGGATTGCCCTGCAAAGGCGGATCGGGCGGCACCGGCGACATACCCACTGGCATTAACGGACGCACACAGGCGGCCACCGATCCCTATGTGAAGCTGCAACTGTTGCCCGACAAGCAGCACAAAGTGAAGACCCGCGTGGTGCGGAATACCCGGAATCCAGTGTACGACGAGGACTTTACATTCTACGGCCTGAACATCAACGATCTGCAGAACATGTCACTGCACTTTGTCATACTCAGCTTCGATCGGTATTCGCGGGACGATGTGATTGGCGAAGTGGTCTGCCCATTGTCCTCCATTGAGATCGGTGACATTTCCAAGGAGGCCCTCTCCATCAGCAAGGAGATCCAGCCGCGCAGCCTAAAGATACGTGCCCAGGGACGAGGCGAGCTTCTGATCTCTCTCTGCTGGCAGCCGGCTGCCGGACGTCTGACTGTCGTGTTGCTCAAGGCCCGGAATTTGCCCCGTATGGATGTTACAGGTCTGGCCGATCCCTACGTGAAGATCTATCTGTTGTACAATGGTCAGCGCATTGCCAAGAAGAAGACGCACGTAAAGAAGCGCACTCTGAGCCCAGTATTCAACGAGAGCTTCGCATTTGATATTCCCGCTGCTGAG GGCACTGGCGCCAGTCTGGAGGGCGTCTCCCTGGAGCTGATGTTACTCGACTGGGATCGCGTGACCAAGAATGAG GTCATTGGTCGCCTGGAGTTGGGTGGACCGACATCCAGCAGCACCGCCCTGAATCACTGGAACGAGGTGTGCAACTCCCCACGCCGCCAGATTGCCGAGTGGCACAAATTAAACGAGTAA